GAGGCGGCCGCGATGATGCGCGTGCCGGCCGAGTTTGGAATTCGGAGATTGCGCCATGAGCACGACCTACAGTGCAACGCGGTTGGACAGGCGGCTTGCTTCTGCGCGGCGCGTCGTCAGATTCCTGGAAAGACATTGGGAGGCGTTTCAAGAGCGGCGCAAGCGCGCGCGGCGGCGCGACGCGCTGTTCGATTTGGGTGACCGGGAATTGACCGACATCGGCATTTCGCGTGGTGAGATCGACTACGTCGCCTCGAACCCAAATATCGACCCGCGCGGCGTCCGATCGATCCCGTCGACGATGTTCTGATATCCGGAACGGGCTGGCACGGCTTTCGCCTTAATGGAAAGCGTTTTGTTGCACGCGAGCCATTCCCGCGCGCCGGATGTGCGAGGCTCAAATTCGGTTATGGTGGCGGGTGCCGGCACCATCCGAAAGACCGAGACCTTGACACCTGAACTCCACCAGAAGCTCACCGCGTGGCGCCAGCATCTGCATGCCCATCCCGAGCTCTCCTTGCAGGAGAAGGCGACGTCAGCCTTCGTGCAGGGGAAGCTTGCCGAGCTCGGCATCCCCTTCGAAGCCGGCATCGGCGGCCACGGCATCGTTGCGACGCTGACGCGTGGGTCCGCGAGCGCGCGGGTCGGCTTGCGCGCCGACATGGATGCGCTGCCGATCCGTGAGGAGACCGGACTTGCCTACGCCTCGCGCCATCAAGGCATCATGCACGCCTGCGGACATGACGGCCACACCGCATCGCTGCTCGGCGCGGCGGCGCTGCTCGCTGGCGATGCGAGCTGGAGCGGCACGGTCGATTTCATCTTCCAGCCGGCCGAGGAGGGTTTTGGCGGCTCGCGCGCGATGGTCGCCGACCGCCTGTTCGAGCGCTTTCCGATGACGCGGATTTTCGGCTTCCACAACTGGCCGGGGCTGGACGCCGGCACCGTCGCGGTCCACGACGGCGTCGTCATGGCTTCCGGCGGGCGCGTCACGCTGACGATCGAGGGACACGCGGGCCATGCCGGCATGCCGCATCTGACGCGCGATCCGGTTGTTGCCGCCGGCCACCTGATCGTGGCGCTGCAATCGATCGTGGCGCGCAATGTCGACCCGCTCGACACTGCCGTGCTCTCGCTGTGCATGATCGAGGGCGGCACGGCGGCGAACCAGATCGCCGGGCGCGTGGTGATCCGCGGCACGCTGCGCAATCATCGCGGCACGGTCCGCGATACCATCGTCGAAGGCATCGCGCGGACCTGCGCCGGCATCGCGACGAGCTTTGGCGTCAAGGTCACGCCGGACATCACCTTCGGCGTGGGCACGGTCGTCAATACGCCGGCGGAGGCGGGGCTGGCGCGCATCGCCGCGGAGAAAGTGCAGGCGCTGCAGCGCCGCGACCTCGCCCCCAGCATGGCCGGCGA
This region of Bradyrhizobium sp. CCGUVB1N3 genomic DNA includes:
- a CDS encoding amidohydrolase, which gives rise to MTPELHQKLTAWRQHLHAHPELSLQEKATSAFVQGKLAELGIPFEAGIGGHGIVATLTRGSASARVGLRADMDALPIREETGLAYASRHQGIMHACGHDGHTASLLGAAALLAGDASWSGTVDFIFQPAEEGFGGSRAMVADRLFERFPMTRIFGFHNWPGLDAGTVAVHDGVVMASGGRVTLTIEGHAGHAGMPHLTRDPVVAAGHLIVALQSIVARNVDPLDTAVLSLCMIEGGTAANQIAGRVVIRGTLRNHRGTVRDTIVEGIARTCAGIATSFGVKVTPDITFGVGTVVNTPAEAGLARIAAEKVQALQRRDLAPSMAGEDFAFYLQHRPGAFVWIGNGPLRDGAELHGPRYDFNDAILPVASGWLAEVAKTALASN
- a CDS encoding DUF1127 domain-containing protein, with the protein product MSTTYSATRLDRRLASARRVVRFLERHWEAFQERRKRARRRDALFDLGDRELTDIGISRGEIDYVASNPNIDPRGVRSIPSTMF